In the Mytilus trossulus isolate FHL-02 chromosome 1, PNRI_Mtr1.1.1.hap1, whole genome shotgun sequence genome, one interval contains:
- the LOC134683221 gene encoding uncharacterized protein LOC134683221, translating into MQQMNKQGEQIQPSFNLSTALGHGSTSLGIAPSFNSTIPVYSTNSSTPGKFGFPASSFSAVDMVSPELRNDIITDEQVQTFSASSRSNSHSLPTAFRHSLDSSVETLWKYSVADSTRSLYTTGFDLYKKFSLLQGSFWTSNEMPPVSETLLMRFVAFCDEHKSLKYSTIKLYLCGIRYYYLQYAGFSPLEQYGKPLLCLQSILNGLKKKQKGCVKRPRLPITMSLLYKMVMLLRNNFFSLFNNVMLEAACVVAFFAFLRCGEFTILSNFDSETHLCVGDLAIFEDHILIHLKKSKTDPFRQGVTIPLYKSGHTICPCFAIKNYLSLRKKMSSITSDALFVSDDGNPLSRQFFIKHVKIILENLGLESKNYNGHSFRIGAATTAQEVRLEDHLIKTLGRWSSDCYTRYIHTSPKVIQQAQNQLVSSISLS; encoded by the exons ATGCAACAAATGAATAAACAAGGAGAGCAGATACAGCCAAGTTTCAATCTATCAACGGCTTTAGGACATGGTTCAACTTCCCTAGGCATTGCGCCGTCTTTTAATTCCACTATTCCCGTTTATTCTACTAATTCATCAACTCCAGGAAAATTCGGATTCCCAGCTTCATCGTTTTCAGCTGTTGACATGGTTTCCCCCGAACTACGGAACGATATCATTACAG ATGAACAAGTTCAGACTTTTAGCGCCTCTAGCAGAAGCAACAGCCACTCCTTGCCCACAGCTTTCAGACATTCTCTGGACAGCTCAGTAGAGACATTATGGAAGTATTCTGTAGCAGACAGTACAAGATCGCTTTACACTACAGGTTTTGACTTATATAAGAAGTTCTCCTTACTACAGGGATCATTCTGGACTTCAAATGAAATGCCGCCGGTTTCAGAAACTTTGTTAATGAGATTTGTTGCCTTTTGCGATGAACATAAAAGcttaaaatatagtactattAAACTGTATTTATGTGGTATAAGATATTATTACTTGCAATATGCAGGATTTAGTCCTTTAGAACAATATGGCAAGCCATTATTATGTTTACAATCAATtttgaatggtttaaaaaaGAAGCAGAAAGGTTGTGTAAAAAGGCCTAGATTGCCGATTACTATGTCTTTGTTGTATAAAATGGTTATGCTATTGAGAAACAATTTTTTCAGTCTTTTTAACAATGTTATGTTAGAAGCAGCTTGTGTTGTagctttttttgcttttttgcgTTGTGGGGAGTTCACTATACTTAGCAACTTTGATTCGGAAACACATTTGTGTGTTGGTGATTTAGCAATTTTTGAAGATCacattttaatacatttgaaaaaatcaaaaacagatCCTTTCAGACAAGGTGTCACTATACCCTTATACAAAAGTGGACACACTATTTGTCCTTGCTTTgctattaaaaattatttgtctcTTCGCAAGAAAATGTCAAGTATTACATCTGATGCCCTGTTTGTCTCTGATGATGGCAATCCTTTAAGTAgacaattttttattaaacatgtcaaaattattttagaaaatttaggCCTTGAAAGCAAAAATTATAATGGGCATTCTTTCAGAATTGGAGCAGCAACAACAGCACAGGAAGTAAGATTAGAAGACCACTTAATTAAAACTTTAGGCAGGTGGTCATCAGATTGTTATACTAGGTATATTCATACCAGCCCTAAAGTAATTCAACAAGCTCAAAATCAGTTAGTTTCATCAATTTCCTTGTCTTAA